From Scatophagus argus isolate fScaArg1 chromosome 2, fScaArg1.pri, whole genome shotgun sequence:
GTGagtgtgttggtggtgggtggtCCAGAGTGGGTGGTGGGTGGTCCAGAGTGAAGGGTGCTCGGTGGGTGGTGGTagatggtgaagggtgctcgGTGGGTGGTAGATGGTGAAAGGTGCATGTGTTGGTGGTAGATGGTGAAGGTTGCACGTGTTGGTGGTAGATGGTGGATGatgagtgtgtttggtgtgttggtggatggtgaagggtgctcgGTGGTGGTAGATAGTTGTTGGTGTATGATGAAGGGTGGTTGGTGGATGgttggtgaaagtgttggtgaagggtggttggtgggtggtggatggttggtgaaagtgttggtgaagggtgcttggtgggtggtggatggtgaagggtggattggtgggtggtgaatgtgttggtggtggatggtgggtggtgaaagtgttggtggtggatggtgggtggtgaaagtgttggtggtggatggtgggtggtgaaagtgttggtggtggatggtgaagggtggattggtgggtggtgaatgtgttggtgacAGTCAGTGGGTGGTGCATGGTTGGTGGATGGTGAAGGGTGGTGgatggtgaagggtgctcgGTGGGTGAATGGTGAGGGGTGCTTGGTGGTAGATGGTGAGGGGTGCTTGGTGGTGTGTGGTTCaactcagttcagttttatttaaagttccAATTCATaacaaagttatctcatgacccTTTActggtgtgtaaacaacacattcctaaaaaggagagaaacaggtcccagggcaaaaccccacactgagtaagcatttggcgacagcggcgaggaaaaacttccttttaacaggcagaaacctcgagcagaaccagactcagtgtagacggccttctgctgtgaccgcctgggagggagagggggagatggagagagaaaggagaggtgaagagggagagaggagagagagaacagtgtTGGTCAAGGGCGGTGAAAGGTGGGGTGGTGGAGGGTGGATGGTGaaggtgttggtgaagggtgggtggtggtggttgaTGATGAGTGTCAGTGGGTGGTGTATGATGAAGGGTGGTTGGTGGGTGCTtggtgggtggtggatggtgaagggtggaatggtgggtggtggatggtgaAAGGTGGATtgtgggtggtgaatgtgttggtggtgggtggtgggtggtgaagggtggaatggtgggtggtggatggtgaagggtggaatggtgggtggtgaatgtgttggtggtgggtggtgaagggtggattggtgggtggtgggtggtgaagggtggattggtgggtggtgaatgtgttggtggtgggtggtgaagggagaattggtgggtggtgaatgtgttagTGAAGGGTGGTGAAGGGTGGATTGGTGAAGGGTGGATGGTGaaggtgttggtgaagggtgggtggtggtggtcgATGATAAGTGTCAGTGGGTGGTGTATGATGAAGGGTGGTTGGTGGGTGCTtggtgggtggtggatggtgaagggtggaatggtgggtggtggatggtgaAATCTggattggtgggtggtgaatgtgttggtggtgggtggtgaatgtgttggtggtgggtggtgaagggagaattggtgggtggtgaatgtgttggtgaagggtggattggtgaagggtggatggtgaagggtgggtggtggtggtcgATGATGAGTGTCagtgggtggtgaatgtgttggtggtgtATGATGAAGGGTGGTTGGTGGGTGGTGagtgtgttggtggtgggtggtCCAGAGTGGGTGGTGGATGGTCAGTGTGTTGGTGgatggtgaagggtgctcgGTGGGTGGTAGATGGTGAAGGGTGCATGTGTTGGTGGTAGATGGTGAAGGGTGCATGTGTTGGTGGTAGATGGTGAAGGGTGCATGGTAGAagatggtgaagggtgcttggtggtAGATGGTGGATGATGAGTGTGTTTGGTGGTGGGTGGTAGTAGATGATGAAGGGTGGTGGTAGATGGTGATGAGAGTCAGTGGGTGGTGGATGGTTGGTGGTGTATGGTGAAGGGTGGTTGGTGGGTGGTGTATGGTGAAGGGTGgttggtgggtggtgaatgtgttgctGGTGGTAGATGGTGAGGGGTGCTCATTGGATGGTGGATGATGAGTGTTGGTGCTTGGTGGGTGGTAGATGGTGAGGACAGTCAGTGGGTGGTGCATGGTTGGTGGATGGTGAAGGGTGGTGGATGGTTGGTGgatggtgaagggtgctcgGTGGGTGGATGGTGAGGGGTGCTTGGTGGTAGATGGTGAGAGGTGCTTGGTGGTGTGTGGTTCaactcagttcagttttatttaaagttccAATTCATaacaaagttatctcatgacccTTTActggtgtgtaaacaacacattcctaaaaaggagagaaacaggtcccagggcaaaaccccacactgagtaagcatttggcgacagtggcgaggaaaaacttccttttaacaggcagaaacctcgagcagaaccagactcagtgtagacggccttctgctgtgaccgcctgggagggagagggggagatggagagaggagagagagaacagtgtTGGTCAAGGGTGGTTGGTAGTGGGTGctgaatggaaagaaaaagaacaaagctCAAAAAGAAAGGAGGTAAAAGaggactgaaagaaaaaaacaagaagctgaaagaaaaagttgAGGAAGTTGAAAGATGACAATCAGATAACATTCAATCCAACATGGCAAACAGCAGTGttaaaacagagagcagcaatATTCATAGCAGACCTTAATACTAGCAACGTATTCTGAATTCTTAACATTTAACTCTTTATCAGGCAAATGACCATTTGAGCACTTACACACATGTTGACAACTGGAGTGCGCTCCATTCAGAGTACTTCTGCATTTTCTGCGcaaataacacaataacactTGGGACTTTATGTGATAATGTTGCCAAAGGTTCAGCGAGACATTTAACCCATTTCTATAACTTTTCAAGCTATGAATAGTGAATGAGtgctttttgtttatctgttttatgACCTcatacttgtttttttgtttgtttgaggttttattgcatgtattttaGGTCTTATTAGTCTTTGTCAGAACCTGTTCAGAGcctgtacatacatacatacatacatacatacatacatgtagcAATCGACATTCATTTGGCCCACCCTGCCATCAGCGATGATGACgaggaagaagatgatgatgtggCGGACCCAGACTTTGTCCCACCCGTCCACGACCTGGACATTCCCAGCACAAGCAAGGAAGTGCATACAGCCTGCTGTAGAGTTGgttgatgaggaggaggacgatgaggaTGAGCAGCCAGTACCACAAGCAAAAAGACCCATAAAGACTGCAGACATGCCAACGACCTGGCACAAAGTTGACCTGGACAACGAAGTCCAGCCACAGTACCAGCACTCACTACCCGACTACACTGAAGCCCCCTTTGACTACTTTAATAGGTGCTTTAGCTCTGAACTTACAAGCCTACAAAGGGAAGACAGCTGACAACTTGAGGCAATATATACAAAAACAAGGCAGACAAGTGGggtttcaaactgttttcaagGGCTTCTGAGGATGGCTTCATCCATGATATGGTGTTGTACATGAAAATTTAACAGGAAATAAGGcctaatgttgttgtttttgttgtttactaTGAAATAAgcttaatgttgttgtttttattgtttaacaATAAAATTAGGCCTTATTTCATGGTAAtgttattgctgtttgtttttatacatatttatttttttttaacctctaaCAGGCAAGGAACCATATATGGTCACTTCGTTGAGCTTGATATTCTAcatgaaagttgtttttttttttgtttgtttgtttttccaaaatgttacaAAGGTAAAATGGTCATGTTATTGGCTCCAACAATACAGTTGAACAGAATCAACTGCAACAAAGAGTCTGGATCTCAGCCTGAGCCAAAAGCCCTGAAAACTGCTTCAGAGTGTAAATTGCAAGTGATGATTTGATGGTTTCACACAACAAAAATGGCCACCAGTCCAAGCAACAGCTACACAATCAATGCATATAACATCAGTCTTACACATTTCCAAAATTAACATTCCACCAAGTGTCATAAACTGTCAAGTGCACCAGTGAATGATGGGATTCATAGTTTCAGATATTAACTTATGTAATTTACAAATTTGCCAGTtctatgttgtatttttcaacaaaaaccTCAGTTTAGAGGCTCAGTTTAATACTACAACTTTAGGGAAAATATGTACAAAACCAATAAGGCCACACCAAACCAGGAAAGACCAAACCAGGGAACACCCCAGTACCTCCCACATTAACACATCGATATTCTTATTTCAGCACCATGTAGCAGTGTTAAAGGATCACAAGGCACAAATGAAACATCAGATGAAAGCAAAGTTCAGCCATTTCAAGACACGATCAGAAGAACCAGTATGaatgcaggagcagcagcagcataagaGCATCAACCAGCACACACCATGTTCAGAGCTTTTTGACATTGAACAGCAAACTGACATAAGTTcagcatgttaaaaaaaaaataacaaaaagcaaGTACTTAGCTTGTAGAAGTGAAGCGGTGATGATGTCCTGCCCGTCTGTGAAACAGTCGCTCCATCTGACTGAGTCTGGGTGGTCCACAAGACATGAAACTCTTGAAGCTTCAGGCTTGGAGTGTGGGTTTGAGGCCTGTGCCTAAAATAGTCAACAGTTAACAAACAGAACTGCTAAATCTGGCCagtgtgcagcacaaacacccaCCCTCCACCAAGTTATCtcaaaacaacagcactgacCTAATATATAGCATTCTTCAAAAGTATTTTTCAGGTGATAAAGCCCAGAGACAAGCTAGGAAAGGAGTCATGTCTAGCACCAGCACAGCATACCCACAATGGCCATCCCATCAGTTTAAATACCCTGCCTTGAGAAATGGGTGCGTTTGTTATATCCACCTGCCAGAAGAGCATCTCATGTAAAATTTTAGCTAACAATTGTCTGCCTGAACTAGCTTGCATGTTGAAGTAGCTTGTAGGTTGAAAAAGTAATTTTCACCTCATTTGTGTTATGCTTTTCTAACCACAAGATTATGGGCTGTCTACAACCATAGTAGAAACTGACAGTTTAACCATGTCACaaagtttaatgaaaacacaaggaagTATGGCATGGTGCTTTGGTATGATGCTCTGGTCCAGActaaaatatttacataaaaatatactATTTGATTGATTGCCATAAAGTGCCACAGATATCCAAAGTGCTCAGATAATAAAGCCTAATGGCTGTGGTGATCTAATTACACATTGTGACCCAGGTGTGTTATGTGCTACTTAgcaaatgctagcatgctaacatactaaaGGTGTGTACATGGCAAACATACTAAGCAGCATGTTCTCAGTAATTAGGTCAAACCAAACTGAAGCCTTTCCGAACTGCCAgtatggctgtagactcttggTCTTGTTTGAGTATTTTTATAACTTCATTGGGTGTAGTTAAAGGTAGGATGATGCTGTAGAGAATTGACAGAGGGGTGGGTTGAAGGGCTGTCTTGgtcacatgaaacaaacatcccTAACTGGAACCAGGAACATTTCAATTACACAATCAGCAAACCATTGgaccatcttcttcttctctggggGGGGGTTGGGGTATTGCAACCAACTCAAAAGGTGCATATCGCCACCTACTGTACTGGAGTGTGTAACTCAGGATGACTTGTTAACCATTAGACCTAAAGGACATCCCACACAATATCAGAATATCTGACTGGATAAGAATGATCGCTAAAAGCACAGCTCCattgtaaaagtaaaatttaaaaagggcatttatgtgaaaatgctATCAATCCTAATTTAAGAGAAGATGTCTTTCTGTAAAGATTCTCACCCACTTCGATCAGTTTTGTAAGACTGAAGCGCTCAGTATGCTGTGGTTACGGGTCATCCCACTGTCACTCCTTTAAGATGTTAGATACagtgtgaagagaaaaatgatggACATCAGACACATTTTACTACTTTCATCTATGAAATCACAATGAGCAGAAACTAACCTTGAGAGGGACGAATTGAAGTGATAGatacaaatgaaaaccacagaTGACAGAATGTTTAGGCTCAAAGTGACAAGATATGAGACTCTCAGAGAGTAGTCTTCACAGGTAAAggtttatatttgtatttattgaaGCAGTTTTCCTATATTCCTTATGccatatgttttcatttgataacACATGCAGCATTATGTGGGCACACTTAAGTCTCATCAGTGGTGATAATATCCAAATGTAAAGGGAACCAAATCTTGTGAGGAGCCATATAAGCCATATTTCATTCTGgccctctctcacacacattctcctctcacataatgtatttttgttcttACACCTACgtatttttattgtcatattcatatatttttaattatcacATTCATACGTTTTCACTCAgacattcatacattttgttCTTATGCACATGCATTCAGTGGATACATTTAacattataaataatatatatgtgtAAGAAGAACATGTATGTTTGTCTGGGGAAAATATAAATGTAAGAGAAGAATGCATGCCTGTGTAAGATAAAGTATAGTGGAAACGGAAGGCAGGTAATTTAGCGTGCTGTGATTGTGATGGTTCGCGCAGGGCCATGTTCAGGTTCCGGTCAGTACTGGTGGGAGAGATGAGTGCTGCAGCCAGCTATTGGGATATTAAGAAACTTTTTATCATCCCCGAACTGTTACACgttactgtcactgtcactgaggCCACGGTGTATCACCAGCTCCTCTGTTCTGCTCggttaaattactgtttttgtcaatggAGTCTGGTTGCGATTGCCAAGATCAAAAATATCTCAGTCCTCAACTGCACAATCAGTTCATTGCTCTTTAACTGCGATTGGTGCCAAGTTCGGTTTAAAGCGGCTTCCTAAGCAGAACCTTATCAGCTGtgtcagttttttcactgcccataatgtgaatatggtgTAGCCTATAGACAGAGTGTGGAGTCATATTTCTCACAGCGCCtatgttccctgaaggcaacgtgataGAGGAAGATCCTCGgccttctttgttatgctgtcgCTCATGATTGCACGCCCCTCTAAGTTGATGTCACGCACCCCACGCCAGATCCGGGCCAAGAGTTTGAAACTGAAACGATGGGACCcgaaagtgaacaaaagatctgaaagcgaaaaaaaagacaaaaaaaaacccaaaaacaaaacaataaaccacgaaatctgcaactgaaaacaacaagaactCAAAGATTGAAAtatatctgaaaatgaaaactgaaaataaataatttattcaaaagaatttctgaatatctgaataaaaatgatatttaaacttttaaaaaatccctacacttatttttagttgaaatacaatgttgtatttatatatatatagttcagagtcaatttttttttttttttcaaattaataaaacttttggccctgatttggctccatagaCCTACTGTCGTATTTCAGTAAGTGCAGGCAACATACAGCTTCATACTTGAACTTCACTACATTTTTGAGGGAAATATTGTGcgttttattctttattctggTACTTTCTATTTGGCAGATAGTGACTCTGCAGGGTAAGATTTACACACAGTATAATTCTATAAAATATAATGGACTGCTATCAATTTACAAGGCGTTAAACTTATGTCTAGTATTCAAAATTTGAACACATATGGAATAGTATTATGTGTTTGCCTACTTTTCCTCCAGTTTCTTTTGCCTGTTAGTTATACACTCTGAATGGGTTCATTCAGCATCTTAAGCCATTTTGGTGAGAATACTTCTGAACCCTTAACATGCTACTCAAATTAAGTACTGGACTTTTCAGAAAGTTTCACAAGAGACAGATTAAATACTGAATATTCAGAATGTCCTGACTTAAAACCCCAATTAAAATCATGCAGCAATagcattttttctttccaccCATCTCTCAGGGTAAGcacctgtattttttaaaactgtatgcCACCAGTTTCTTTAACCTTTATTTTGAGCTACAGAAGACATATACAACTGATTTCAAATAAGTTGCACCCATTGGACCATTAAACTGACCTTGTATGAAAGTAACCTATTAAACCAGATTAAAAGAGAAGTTTATCATCAATGGACTGCTTTTATACTGTGCTATTATTTCTTCCACATGTACAGTAAAATTAGAAAAAGACAGCCAGACATTTACAGgaaaaactttatttctctGCAACAGAAATGTTAGCCAACAAAGAGCTCCCAGGTCTTCTCCCTCCAGACTTACTGTACCAAAATACTCTTCAAAGTTCCTTTACATGGGGAATCACAGACTGGGATGGTGTAGTCTGTTAGCGGGTGTGCTTCAGATATGAAATCAGAAAGATCAGGCAGGCACTTCTATCATTTGAGGTATGccgaaaacaaacaaaagaaacagcatCAAGGACTGGTATTTAAAGGCATATGCTGGCTGTGCAAAGGTAGGTGAAGTGTGGGCTCTACACACAGTGCAGCGCCCAGGCCTTTGGCTTGCTGTGGCCTACTAGAGCACGCTGTCAGGTATTGGATAGCCGAACAGCTCAAAGTCTGGCTCATACAGCTGATATAGTTTTCTCCTCATTGTTACAGGAATCTGTGCAAACCAGTCTCTTTCCCAGCTGGCTGAAGTGCGATTTTGGGAGCCAGCGGGGAAGCGTACTAGATCCTCCACGTCCAGAAGCTTCAGCAGTTGATCTGCGTCTGTTTCCAGGGTTTCTAGTCGTCCAATGAAGTCGTACTTCACCTGGCATGGATGGCACAGGCGGTacacctgagacacacaaaaaagcagGCATATAATTTTAAAACTGCATCAGTTTGtacacatgtttgtgtttcttggctCTTTCTTGAGTCAGAGTATAGTGTAGTTCAGAGTATATTGTTTGTACATATAATATATTGGCTCTCTCAGTTTTCATTATGAACACCAGAACTAGAAAATAAAGTTGCAATGATAGTTTTTTTCTGAGCCGATCATGTCAAAACAATTCCGCTAAAATCTGTGTGCTGAAAAAAATCCCAGCATGCAGACTCAAAGCGGTTAAAATTTTTGAGTGAGGAGCCAATAAGCTGATGCTTTTGACCCACAACACAGGAAAAAtcaatcagaaaaacaaaacagatcacCAGAAAGACCATTTTATTGTGGTCgtgtaaaatattcaaattacagCTGCCAGTCCTGTTCCACAGCTTCAGCTGCCCTCAAGTCATTTCTCAttagcataaaaaaataaagtcatgtCTTGTAAAAACATTGCAATGTCAATATTCATGGAAATAATGTTGGATTTAAGAAGTGCCATGTGACCTAAAGAAAGAGTAAATAGTGATAATAGTGATCTAATAGTGATCACAGAAAATTCAATAATCTCAAAAATGAACTTTGGCTTCACACTCCTTGTGAGACAAATACCTGCCGCCAGTGCTCGTTGAAGATACTCTTCCTCTCGGTCTCTGGATCCAGCAGGTAGGTGATAAACTGCCGAAACGTCGGTTTCACTCCTGCTGTGAAGGCCTTGACTGCCGTCTCTGGCAAACGGCCTGTCACGTTACCATACCGACGCATTATGACTGAACCAAACTGCCTGTAGAAGTCTTCGTTTGGCCtggaaacacacattcacaaatacacatacttTCATCATTCAAGAATGAATGGAATGCTgttaaataaaaagacacacacacactctgtctaAATATCCACTAAAACACACCTTCCAAACTTGTTCCTGAAGGCCGAGATGAGGCGAACAAAAGGGTCTCGTACAAACAGAAACTTTGTGTAGTGCTTGAGCTTGACTGCCATCCTGTGACGGGACAGTGAACCATAATGGCGCCAAAACCTGGTAAAAGACACATCGACACACAACACCATAAAAGCACATCTTTAGTCATGATTGCGAAGCTTTTGATTTTGCCAGATTCTTCAGCTGTTAAGTCTCATGCAGTGCTAAACACATCTGGTGATGTTATGACTTGAAAATAAGGACAAAACGGCCcttcagggggaaaaaaagtcctGCCGTCTGATAGAATGACGCAGAGAGAAAACTTCTCTTCAGATACCGACAGCTCCCCGAGGGGTGGAGAAAGGTCCGTCTGTGCTGCTACCCCGAGCTCCGCCTGTCCTTTCCACTCTCCTCTTCCAAGAGTCCACTCAGTAAATAACTCCTTTAACTCATGCGTAGTTTGTCAAAGAGACTTTCAGTTTAACTGGACATCTAAGTCGTGTCGCAGAAAAAGACATTAAGTAATGTCTTTTTGAAAAGGAGCGGAGAAGGAGGCGACACATCTCTTCATGCAAAAATGATGCAGTAACTGTAGAGCAAACAGTACACGCCGAGTTTCCTTAAGTTCTGAGTGAAGAAATAATTACTTTGGCATTTGCTGTAATTCTTTAAATCCTTTCTGttgagaaatacattttgtggGCTATCTGTAAAGACAGAGGCCCCCTGATATGCTCAGACTGTCTCGTTTTCATTTCAGAGTTGCAAACTTGTCTTCTGGCTTGCTTCTGATTTACTGGTTTACTTTGCTGTGTTGTCGCTGTGTGACTGAGGTGTGTGGTTGGTTTTGGCTGTCCAGCCTGTTCTTGTGCAGATGAAtatttcagtctctctgtccACGTTGACTCGGTGAAGAAAACGTTTGTGTAGGCTacatgttttcttatttatttttattaatttgtagCGTACTTTATACTCATGGTTTTGTCCTGTCACACTCCAGTATGGAGACACATTCCTTGTGTGTCACAGGCAAGCAGTGACAGGATAAGGATAACTAATAATACAATTTAATTCAACTTGAGCACTGGGCTTCCATAGCCGGTGTCAGGGACTTTTTACCACGCatttatgatttaaaaagtATGCAATAAAAGTTCATAAAATTATAAGGGTATTAAGGGTTTCTCCAACCAGAAGAAGTGTGGATAAGGTAACGATAACAGCAGCCATGAGATAATAGaagctttttaattaatttcccCTCTTGAGTGCCTCAGAAGTTTCGTGGAGAAGatttttaaacatcattttgGGAGGGATtttataataaaagaaataaaagtcggaaaatttgtgagtgtgtgtgtgtcttgggggaggaggggggcatGGGGTGGCACTAGAGGGATTCATATTTGTAACTGAgaatgttgatgtgtgtgtgtgtgtgtgtgtcatacttGGCGAAAGTGAGGTAGAGAGAGGAGTTGTGTACGGCGTCAGGAGGTATGGCCTCCGGTTCAGTGTAAGGCCTTCCTGAGGAGGGCGAGATCAGAGACTGAGACAGAACCACCATCACTCTCTTCCAGTTGGTGCACGCAACCTGAGCAGAGAACAacggcagagggagagaaaaaggaaagatgagagggactgtgaacatgtgtgtgtgtgtgtgtgtgtgtgtgtgtgtgtgggtgtgtgtactGCCGTTTTGACTGGTTGCAAAACAccagatggaaaaaaagaggaactgTGATTTCAAcatgtcttcttcttgtcttGCAATTTTTCTAACTCACCACCCACATGATCAAACAAACATTgacacgtgcgcacacacacacacacacacgcacaggaaAGGCGGCTGTACCTTGGGAACATAGCAGTAGATAATCTGGTGGGTGTCGTCCACAATAAGGTGATCCAGTTCCCTGTTGGGGATCTGCTCAAATGTCCGATTCCTTCCGGGAAATTCAACACCATACTTTCCTGAACACACATCCGTTATTCTCGTCTTCCTCGCCTCCTGTCCATCATTCACATCAGTAAAACTCTCCATCTCCACATCCTCCCTTGTTTCCTCCatccactgtttttctttgtccagccactcttcctcctcctcctcctctgcataTTCCTCAAATGCTCCTCCCGCCTCCTCGGGGACTGGTGTTGTTCTCCAGCCAGTAGTGGGGACGGTGAAGGAAGAACTGGTCTGGGCTCTGATGGTGGACGTGGAGCGCGAAGGGCCCGTAGTCGTCTGAGGGTACGACTGAGGGAGGTGAGACGCATGTTTGGGCTCCTGTAGCTTGTAGAGGCTGAAGCCCCCGGTGTCGTCCCAGTAGACGATGATCAGCAGGATCATTAACAAAGAGCCAAGGATGAACGCCACTCGTAG
This genomic window contains:
- the LOC124049778 gene encoding carbohydrate sulfotransferase 12-like — translated: MPTWRGLRVAFILGSLLMILLIIVYWDDTGGFSLYKLQEPKHASHLPQSYPQTTTGPSRSTSTIRAQTSSSFTVPTTGWRTTPVPEEAGGAFEEYAEEEEEEEWLDKEKQWMEETREDVEMESFTDVNDGQEARKTRITDVCSGKYGVEFPGRNRTFEQIPNRELDHLIVDDTHQIIYCYVPKVACTNWKRVMVVLSQSLISPSSGRPYTEPEAIPPDAVHNSSLYLTFAKFWRHYGSLSRHRMAVKLKHYTKFLFVRDPFVRLISAFRNKFGRPNEDFYRQFGSVIMRRYGNVTGRLPETAVKAFTAGVKPTFRQFITYLLDPETERKSIFNEHWRQVYRLCHPCQVKYDFIGRLETLETDADQLLKLLDVEDLVRFPAGSQNRTSASWERDWFAQIPVTMRRKLYQLYEPDFELFGYPIPDSVL